From the genome of Nitrosomonas sp., one region includes:
- a CDS encoding trypsin-like peptidase domain-containing protein translates to MQKIVIKHITGTKADQTETFEMPFNTLTFGRSEESCQVKYDPEKDDLVSRTHLQITPDNNNQFLLTDLNSSNGTFVNGQKVTESVTLQSGDTVQLGKDGPKFVFEMDPPPVAKKTRQAESPSAAMPTQQRETVQSKAIHTEEKSTIHATTPVKQGIGHATLERRVSQAETSTRKRMINISAGIFTVIALVVGYFWYQGAQDKQELQNTFDTNMAAAQAEQARQLEEIRASAPMSATEISRLYGPSTVYIETSWKLIHVDSGEQVYQTLTCIEKQSNGQCQKAGPVYEYNNGKLTPALNFDSGRPIGGIGTGTGFVVHGQGFILTNRHVAAGWETSYSFQFPGLLVCTGNQKCDPRIINENDPVVKAMPDWIPSEIYKQLSIQGKVVHGRHDFLEVTFPKSSLRIPANLVRVSDTADVALIKVDVPQQLQAVQIDPVTPVSAGDQITVMGYPGISPDVLVKLESQDFLNRRGEIRSVPEPTVTTGNVGKVFSNTASNPSESVSEYLSMAGDSYQLTVNATGPGNSGGPVFNDKGSVIGIFTAMRQHQGAMITFAVPIKHAQDIMGVQRTIN, encoded by the coding sequence ATGCAAAAAATAGTCATAAAACACATCACCGGAACCAAAGCCGATCAAACTGAAACCTTTGAAATGCCCTTTAATACGTTAACTTTTGGGCGCTCGGAAGAAAGTTGCCAAGTCAAATATGATCCAGAAAAAGATGATCTTGTCAGCCGTACACATTTACAAATTACGCCAGATAATAATAATCAGTTTTTACTCACCGATTTGAACAGTAGCAATGGCACATTTGTTAATGGACAAAAAGTAACCGAATCAGTAACTTTACAATCTGGAGATACAGTTCAGCTCGGCAAAGATGGTCCAAAATTTGTTTTTGAAATGGATCCACCTCCGGTTGCAAAGAAAACACGCCAGGCTGAAAGTCCTTCTGCAGCAATGCCAACTCAACAACGTGAAACTGTTCAGAGTAAAGCAATACATACCGAAGAAAAAAGCACAATACACGCAACCACACCGGTTAAACAGGGTATTGGTCATGCAACATTAGAACGCAGGGTAAGTCAGGCAGAAACAAGCACCCGAAAAAGAATGATCAATATCAGTGCCGGCATTTTTACCGTAATAGCACTTGTCGTGGGTTATTTCTGGTATCAAGGCGCTCAAGATAAACAGGAATTGCAGAATACATTCGATACGAATATGGCTGCAGCTCAAGCTGAACAAGCGCGGCAACTGGAAGAAATAAGAGCCAGTGCGCCCATGTCGGCTACTGAAATATCGCGATTGTACGGCCCATCGACTGTTTACATCGAGACTAGCTGGAAACTCATACATGTTGACTCAGGCGAGCAGGTATATCAGACACTGACATGTATCGAAAAACAATCGAATGGTCAATGCCAGAAAGCTGGCCCAGTTTATGAGTACAACAATGGTAAATTGACACCCGCATTGAACTTTGATTCGGGTAGGCCGATTGGAGGAATCGGAACAGGCACTGGATTTGTAGTACATGGTCAGGGGTTTATTCTGACGAATCGCCATGTTGCTGCAGGCTGGGAGACAAGCTATTCTTTTCAATTTCCAGGATTACTTGTATGTACTGGCAACCAAAAATGCGATCCCAGAATCATTAATGAAAATGATCCAGTTGTGAAAGCTATGCCGGACTGGATACCATCTGAAATATATAAGCAACTATCAATTCAAGGTAAGGTCGTACATGGCAGACACGATTTTCTTGAGGTCACATTTCCCAAATCTTCTCTGAGAATTCCCGCCAATCTGGTACGCGTTTCTGATACCGCTGATGTCGCGTTGATTAAAGTAGATGTGCCCCAACAGTTGCAGGCTGTTCAAATAGATCCAGTAACACCAGTTTCTGCTGGCGATCAAATTACAGTCATGGGTTATCCAGGTATTTCTCCTGATGTTTTGGTGAAACTGGAGTCTCAGGATTTTTTAAATCGCAGAGGCGAGATTCGTTCAGTGCCTGAACCGACAGTAACAACCGGAAATGTTGGCAAAGTATTTTCCAATACGGCAAGCAATCCCTCCGAATCGGTCAGTGAATACTTGAGCATGGCCGGAGATTCGTATCAACTGACTGTGAACGCTACTGGACCAGGTAATAGCGGAGGTCCGGTATTCAATGATAAAGGCAGTGTAATTGGGATTTTTACCGCAATGCGGCAACATCAGGGCGCCATGATTACTTTTGCCGTTCCCATTAAGCATGCTCAGGACATCATGGGTGTCCAAAGAACCATTAATTAA
- a CDS encoding multicopper oxidase domain-containing protein: MASIGFRSIFLNVVFLILAGTAFSSQAAIREYWIAAEKMPWNYAPSGKNQIAEKDGLDVWGETLVYQKYRYVGYHDKDFSKPISQPEWMGILGPQIRAEVGDTVNVHFLNKTDRPLSIHPHGMLYDKDNEGADGGKGALVLPQKRYTYTWIVDEASGPGPNDPSSIVWLYHSHVMAEEEMNLGLVGTIVVTRKGMARSSEDPSPNDVDREFTALYMIFDEEDGEESGLKHAVNGRIFGNLSGYETYLGEKARWHIVALGNEEDNHTIHWHGQTVLHHGRRTDVIEVMPASMATVDMVTRSPGNWLFHCHVNDHMMAGMSTRWIVHNPQ, from the coding sequence ATGGCCTCAATAGGTTTTCGTTCTATTTTTCTTAATGTTGTTTTCTTGATACTTGCAGGGACAGCATTCTCGTCACAGGCAGCCATTCGAGAATACTGGATTGCCGCAGAAAAAATGCCCTGGAATTATGCACCCAGCGGAAAAAACCAGATTGCTGAAAAAGATGGACTGGATGTCTGGGGCGAGACACTTGTCTATCAGAAATACCGTTATGTGGGCTATCACGATAAGGATTTTTCCAAACCCATATCACAGCCTGAATGGATGGGCATCCTGGGTCCGCAAATCCGTGCCGAAGTCGGGGATACGGTCAATGTCCATTTTCTGAATAAAACCGACCGGCCGCTTTCAATACACCCGCATGGCATGCTTTACGACAAGGATAACGAGGGTGCCGACGGCGGCAAGGGCGCGCTGGTTTTGCCGCAGAAACGATATACTTATACCTGGATTGTTGATGAAGCATCCGGCCCGGGTCCTAATGATCCATCTTCTATTGTCTGGCTTTACCATTCGCATGTGATGGCGGAAGAGGAAATGAACCTGGGATTGGTTGGCACGATTGTGGTGACACGGAAAGGAATGGCGCGCTCAAGTGAAGACCCGTCGCCCAATGATGTCGATCGAGAATTTACCGCGTTATATATGATTTTTGATGAAGAAGACGGGGAAGAAAGCGGTCTGAAACATGCCGTTAATGGCCGCATTTTTGGCAACCTGAGTGGATACGAAACCTATCTGGGAGAAAAGGCGCGCTGGCATATTGTTGCTTTGGGTAACGAAGAGGATAATCATACTATTCATTGGCATGGACAGACGGTTCTACATCATGGACGTCGAACCGATGTTATTGAGGTCATGCCAGCCAGCATGGCGACCGTCGATATGGTCACGCGCTCACCCGGAAACTGGTTATTTCATTGCCATGTCAATGATCATATGATGGCAGGGATGTCGACACGATGGATTGTCCATAATCCACAATAA
- a CDS encoding disulfide bond formation protein B yields the protein MRLLFLFVFLTCAGLLGYAQYLQHVENLLPCPLCVAQRLAYWVLGLTALLAFIRNPQLLARKIYGFFMTVFALIGAVVAFRQSWLIRYPESFECGISPEEAFLNSLPIAQWWPGMFEANGDCTDVDWEFLSLTIPDWSFLAFVCLGVLSVYVLLVGREG from the coding sequence ATGCGATTGCTTTTCCTGTTTGTATTTCTGACATGTGCGGGACTGCTTGGCTACGCCCAGTACTTGCAACATGTTGAAAACCTGTTGCCCTGTCCGCTCTGCGTGGCGCAACGGCTGGCGTACTGGGTACTCGGGTTGACGGCATTACTTGCATTTATTCGTAATCCCCAGTTGCTTGCGCGCAAGATTTATGGTTTTTTCATGACGGTTTTTGCGTTGATCGGCGCAGTTGTGGCATTCCGCCAATCCTGGCTGATTCGTTACCCTGAATCGTTTGAGTGCGGTATCAGTCCGGAAGAAGCCTTTCTCAATTCGTTACCGATTGCACAATGGTGGCCGGGAATGTTTGAAGCGAACGGTGATTGCACTGATGTCGACTGGGAGTTTCTGTCTTTGACAATACCGGACTGGTCATTCCTCGCTTTTGTGTGTCTTGGGGTATTATCGGTGTATGTTTTATTGGTCGGAAGAGAAGGATAA
- a CDS encoding hemin uptake protein HemP, with protein sequence MGNLVKISAQPDIPVTPHLTALPVQDKIIDSSTLFIRGNVVLIQHRGDCYVLRRTRNGKLILTK encoded by the coding sequence ATGGGCAATTTAGTCAAAATTTCGGCACAACCGGACATTCCAGTTACCCCACATTTAACCGCTTTACCGGTACAGGACAAGATTATAGATAGCAGCACTTTGTTTATCCGGGGCAATGTCGTGTTAATTCAACATCGCGGTGATTGTTATGTATTGCGACGAACGCGCAATGGTAAGTTGATTCTGACTAAATAA
- a CDS encoding DUF2325 domain-containing protein, giving the protein MKFMKKLVFDLVSPATGHAAVPISPFFVLARFETLFDTALRGMNNVARKANTISLASTKKTSAVSIPLIKASTPVFDKRDAHLAGRSVLCVGGQEHLYPAYRQIVEDAGGHFLSFHSRLDTSLSELHKLLNISDMVICPIDCIRHEAFFVTKRYCDRFRKPCVMLDKSRVTTFYNGIRMLKNLQ; this is encoded by the coding sequence ATGAAATTCATGAAGAAATTGGTCTTTGATTTGGTATCGCCTGCTACAGGACACGCAGCAGTCCCGATTTCACCTTTCTTTGTTTTAGCCCGCTTCGAAACACTGTTTGACACGGCTTTACGTGGGATGAACAATGTTGCTCGGAAAGCAAACACGATTAGCCTCGCTTCAACTAAAAAAACATCCGCTGTTTCGATACCGCTTATCAAAGCATCTACGCCTGTTTTCGACAAGCGCGATGCACATTTGGCGGGGCGGTCTGTGCTCTGTGTCGGTGGACAAGAGCACTTGTATCCGGCTTATCGCCAGATTGTAGAAGATGCTGGTGGTCATTTTCTGAGTTTCCACAGTCGTCTGGATACGTCCTTAAGCGAGTTGCACAAATTGCTGAACATTTCTGATATGGTCATCTGCCCGATAGACTGTATCCGACATGAAGCTTTCTTTGTAACGAAACGCTACTGCGACCGTTTCCGCAAACCTTGCGTTATGTTGGATAAGTCCAGAGTCACGACGTTTTATAATGGTATTCGGATGTTAAAGAATTTACAATGA